A window of the Euzebyales bacterium genome harbors these coding sequences:
- a CDS encoding DUF4864 domain-containing protein, translating into MPATDEHAGSRPRGPGARRVRHLVLAMSVLVVVATGCVSPTTEVADAPRATDAAGTPDRPEATGPPDDPDVGDCAGDLAALDAVITEQLAAFAADDWEGAWALTSRQFRAAGVDAEGLRQIVTSGYPEAADAAAHDVLGCALVGDEAQVLIEVTSTNGATTGLVYLMTREEAGWRVSGAVEHATGASEPATIRT; encoded by the coding sequence ATGCCCGCCACCGACGAACACGCCGGGAGCAGGCCGCGTGGGCCCGGTGCGCGGCGCGTGCGCCACCTCGTGCTCGCGATGTCCGTGCTGGTCGTGGTTGCGACGGGCTGCGTGTCGCCGACCACAGAGGTCGCCGACGCACCGCGCGCGACCGACGCCGCCGGCACCCCGGACCGCCCGGAGGCGACGGGTCCACCCGATGATCCGGACGTCGGTGACTGCGCCGGCGACCTCGCGGCGCTCGACGCCGTGATCACCGAGCAGTTGGCGGCGTTCGCGGCCGACGACTGGGAGGGCGCCTGGGCGTTGACCAGCCGGCAGTTCCGCGCCGCCGGCGTCGACGCCGAGGGTCTGCGGCAGATCGTGACGTCCGGCTATCCGGAGGCGGCCGACGCGGCGGCGCACGACGTGCTCGGCTGCGCACTGGTCGGCGACGAGGCGCAGGTGCTGATCGAGGTGACGTCGACCAACGGCGCCACGACGGGACTCGTGTACCTCATGACGCGCGAGGAGGCCGGCTGGCGCGTGTCCGGCGCGGTCGAGCACGCCACCGGCGCCAGCGAACCGGCGACCATCCGCACCTGA
- a CDS encoding DNA polymerase, translated as MAHAPRTGPTRPAPGVFVGGGHVWTTVGADGGAGRGSGTPPRRWHTARVVESVVARNGTVVRSWLAAIGRRPFVAVDTETTGWDPWRDRLRLVQVSAGPGHPVLVVDTAHVEPAVLADLLGDVGIAKVFHHAAFDLRFLARAGLRVERVADTMLSQQLLDGGESSAGLGLADMAAFRLGVTLDKSQRSGFVNGGTLTQDLIDYAAADAAATWSVFDQQRHELTGHRLGRIARLEFAALPVLAGLALRGVGFDAARWSVLMREFEARLPALESTAQETLVTADSPRNLFGPEPVNLEAPEQVRDALARVGVEVASTRTEQLRDLDHPAVAALLEYRGVAKLTSNWGGDWADRVVHPVTGRVHADWRQIVGTGRIACRDPNLTQIPKQGGWRSCFVASPGHMLVVADYSQQELRILAAVSGDPALSEVFRGSGDLHRATAALVFNVPEEGVTPQQRHAAKALNYGLMYGMGAASFARSTGIGQDAAADTIRRYFATFPRVERWLADAEAAGRRTGQVRTALGRLRVLPRDLGGGVALLARNAPIQGAGADMTKLALAQVEQRLRARYGDAPDRSSGLVLTVHDELVVEVPEADADQVAIDVVDGMRAAAGELLGDVPAAVDVAVRPRWGADG; from the coding sequence GTGGCGCACGCGCCGCGCACCGGGCCCACGCGGCCTGCTCCCGGCGTGTTCGTCGGTGGCGGGCATGTGTGGACAACTGTAGGGGCCGACGGCGGGGCCGGCCGCGGCAGCGGGACACCGCCCCGACGGTGGCACACTGCACGGGTGGTCGAGTCGGTCGTGGCGCGCAACGGGACGGTCGTGCGTTCGTGGTTGGCGGCGATCGGTCGTCGACCGTTCGTGGCGGTAGACACCGAGACGACCGGGTGGGATCCATGGCGTGACCGGTTGCGGCTGGTGCAGGTCAGCGCGGGCCCCGGCCACCCGGTGCTGGTCGTCGACACCGCACACGTCGAGCCGGCCGTGCTCGCCGACCTGCTCGGCGACGTCGGCATCGCCAAGGTGTTCCACCACGCCGCGTTCGACCTCCGCTTCCTCGCGCGCGCCGGCCTGCGCGTCGAACGCGTGGCCGACACCATGCTCTCGCAGCAGTTGCTTGACGGCGGTGAGTCGTCGGCGGGACTCGGGCTGGCTGACATGGCGGCGTTCCGGTTGGGCGTCACGCTCGACAAGAGCCAGCGCTCGGGCTTCGTCAACGGTGGCACGCTGACGCAGGACCTGATCGACTACGCGGCCGCGGATGCGGCGGCGACGTGGTCGGTGTTCGACCAGCAGCGCCATGAGCTGACCGGTCACCGTCTGGGCCGGATCGCCAGGCTCGAGTTCGCGGCGCTGCCGGTGCTCGCGGGGCTCGCCCTGCGCGGTGTCGGGTTCGACGCGGCGCGGTGGTCGGTGTTGATGCGCGAGTTCGAGGCACGGTTGCCGGCGCTCGAATCGACGGCGCAGGAGACCTTGGTGACCGCCGACAGCCCGCGCAACCTGTTCGGGCCCGAGCCGGTCAACCTCGAGGCGCCGGAACAGGTGCGCGACGCGCTGGCACGCGTCGGCGTGGAGGTCGCGTCGACCCGCACCGAACAGCTCCGCGACCTCGACCATCCCGCTGTCGCGGCGCTGCTGGAGTACCGCGGTGTCGCCAAGCTCACCAGCAACTGGGGCGGGGACTGGGCCGATCGGGTCGTGCATCCGGTCACCGGCCGGGTGCACGCCGACTGGCGGCAGATCGTGGGTACCGGGCGGATCGCCTGCCGCGACCCCAACCTCACCCAGATCCCCAAGCAGGGTGGCTGGCGGAGCTGCTTCGTGGCGTCACCCGGGCACATGCTCGTCGTCGCGGACTACAGCCAGCAGGAGCTGCGCATCCTCGCCGCCGTGTCGGGCGATCCCGCGCTGTCGGAGGTCTTCCGCGGCAGTGGCGACCTGCACCGCGCGACGGCGGCGCTGGTGTTCAACGTGCCCGAGGAGGGCGTGACGCCACAGCAGCGCCACGCCGCCAAGGCGCTCAACTACGGTCTGATGTACGGCATGGGCGCCGCGAGCTTCGCGCGCAGCACCGGCATCGGTCAGGATGCCGCCGCGGACACGATCAGGCGGTACTTCGCCACGTTCCCGCGCGTCGAGCGATGGCTCGCCGACGCCGAGGCCGCGGGCCGACGCACCGGTCAGGTGCGCACCGCGCTGGGTCGGCTGCGCGTGCTACCCCGTGACCTGGGCGGCGGGGTGGCCCTGCTGGCGCGCAACGCGCCCATCCAGGGTGCGGGAGCCGACATGACCAAGCTCGCGCTCGCGCAGGTCGAGCAGCGCCTGCGTGCACGCTACGGCGACGCGCCGGACAGGTCGAGCGGACTGGTCCTGACGGTCCACGACGAGCTCGTCGTCGAGGTGCCCGAAGCCGACGCCGACCAGGTCGCGATCGACGTCGTCGATGGCATGCGGGCCGCCGCGGGCGAACTGCTCGGTGACGTGCCGGCCGCCGTGGACGTCGCCGTGCGGCCGCGGTGGGGCGCCGACGGGTAG
- the ilvA gene encoding threonine ammonia-lyase, whose product MVGAQVLLKCEHLQRTGSFKLRGAYNRIASLSPAEREHGVVCASAGNHAQGVALSAQLLGVGATVFMPAGAPLPKVAATRGYGARIELVDGGVSEALDAATARARERHAVFVHPFEHPDVIAGQGTLGLDIVDEIDDPGTIVVPIGGGGLISGVAAAVRARSPRTRIIGVQAERAAAVLASLAAGAPVTVEVGDTIADGIAVSRPGELTLEHIAALVDEVVTVDDETIARAVLLLAERAKQVVEPSGAAGLAALLAGAVTDLVEPVVVLLCGGNVDPLLLARIIQSGLVGEGRYLAFRTRVQDRPGALSAVLDLIAGCGANVVGVEHHRLRPKLGLMEVELELALETRGADHSETVLSGLRSAGYPIER is encoded by the coding sequence ATGGTGGGCGCACAGGTCCTGCTGAAGTGTGAGCACCTGCAGCGGACAGGGTCGTTCAAGCTGCGCGGTGCCTACAACCGCATCGCATCGTTGTCGCCCGCGGAGCGGGAGCACGGGGTGGTGTGCGCGTCGGCGGGCAACCACGCACAGGGCGTCGCGCTGTCCGCGCAGTTGCTCGGCGTCGGCGCGACGGTGTTCATGCCCGCAGGTGCTCCGCTGCCCAAGGTGGCCGCCACCCGTGGCTACGGTGCGCGGATCGAGCTGGTCGACGGGGGGGTCAGCGAGGCGCTGGACGCCGCGACCGCCCGTGCGCGCGAGCGACATGCGGTGTTCGTGCACCCGTTCGAGCATCCCGACGTCATCGCGGGCCAGGGCACGTTGGGGCTCGACATCGTCGACGAGATCGACGACCCGGGCACGATCGTCGTGCCGATCGGCGGCGGAGGCCTGATCTCGGGCGTCGCCGCCGCCGTCCGGGCGCGCTCGCCCCGCACACGCATCATCGGGGTGCAGGCCGAGCGTGCGGCGGCGGTCCTTGCGTCTCTCGCGGCCGGCGCTCCCGTCACCGTCGAGGTGGGCGACACGATCGCGGACGGCATCGCGGTGTCGCGACCCGGCGAGCTCACGCTGGAGCACATCGCCGCGCTCGTCGACGAGGTCGTCACGGTCGACGACGAGACGATCGCACGCGCGGTCCTGCTGCTGGCCGAACGCGCCAAGCAGGTGGTCGAGCCCTCCGGCGCCGCAGGGCTCGCGGCGCTGCTGGCCGGCGCCGTGACCGACCTGGTCGAGCCGGTGGTGGTCCTGCTGTGCGGCGGCAACGTCGACCCGCTCCTGCTCGCGCGCATCATCCAGTCCGGTCTCGTCGGCGAGGGTCGCTACCTGGCGTTCCGCACACGCGTGCAGGACCGGCCGGGCGCGCTGTCCGCCGTGCTGGACCTGATCGCCGGCTGTGGCGCCAACGTCGTCGGCGTCGAGCACCATCGCCTGAGGCCCAAGCTCGGGCTGATGGAGGTCGAGCTCGAGCTCGCGCTGGAGACGCGGGGCGCCGATCACTCCGAGACGGTTCTGAGCGGCCTGCGCAGCGCCGGCTACCCGATCGAGCGCTGA
- a CDS encoding TetR/AcrR family transcriptional regulator: MPKQVDHDARRRQIIEALWRITVRGGLDSASFREIAGEAGVSVNLIQYYFGTKDALLVAALEHLGQRAVERIRSRTGELGDAPSERAVVAAIFDELFPDDEVSRTTMLLFVVFEAAALSHTGLARAEARRMTGGLFDTVAGMVRAAQAAGRAPTSIDPGREAIVLVSTLTSVSQGVLGGHLTIEDGRAAISYALDRALPPS; the protein is encoded by the coding sequence GTGCCGAAGCAGGTCGACCATGACGCCCGGCGCAGGCAGATCATCGAGGCGTTGTGGCGCATCACCGTGCGCGGCGGGCTCGACAGCGCCAGCTTCCGGGAGATCGCGGGGGAGGCCGGCGTCTCGGTCAACCTGATCCAGTACTACTTCGGCACCAAGGACGCACTGCTGGTCGCCGCGCTGGAGCACCTGGGTCAGCGAGCGGTGGAGCGCATCCGGTCCCGCACCGGTGAGCTCGGTGATGCACCAAGCGAGCGGGCGGTCGTCGCCGCCATCTTCGACGAGCTCTTCCCCGACGACGAGGTCAGCCGCACGACGATGCTGCTGTTCGTCGTGTTCGAGGCCGCGGCCCTGTCCCACACCGGCCTGGCCCGGGCGGAGGCGCGTCGCATGACCGGCGGTCTCTTCGACACGGTGGCGGGCATGGTGCGCGCGGCGCAGGCCGCCGGCCGGGCGCCGACATCCATCGACCCCGGCCGGGAGGCGATCGTCCTGGTGTCGACGCTGACCAGCGTGTCCCAGGGCGTGCTGGGCGGACACCTGACGATCGAGGACGGCCGTGCGGCGATCAGCTATGCGCTCGACCGCGCACTGCCGCCATCGTGA
- a CDS encoding alpha/beta hydrolase codes for MKLTTFRKPDDERRFDEIYARLRAERWPSPPSETDVGTRLGTAHVFSWPGDGVPLLLLPGWGATSLMWAPMLVHGFGGRPVHCVDVIGDVGLSVQRAPIATLSDHLPWLDAVAVGLDLDRVHIVGSSYGALLTLVWAGRTPERVATATLLDPGGLVDIDMKRFIAWGMKVFAAAVAPMPIRRRAAERLHARMILDTDLFQLGRLANFATAHHDAPDAAAALPDAALRAVTSPTLALLAEHSAIMRPEAAAARARALLPDVTVEIVPDAGHGLPFDDAAVVAARVRRFLDAYGAGNRPATG; via the coding sequence GTGAAGCTCACGACGTTCAGGAAGCCCGACGACGAGCGGCGCTTCGACGAGATCTACGCCCGCCTGCGCGCGGAGCGGTGGCCGTCACCGCCGTCGGAGACCGATGTCGGCACCCGGCTCGGCACGGCCCACGTGTTCTCGTGGCCGGGCGACGGGGTTCCGCTGCTGCTGCTGCCGGGGTGGGGTGCGACGTCGTTGATGTGGGCGCCGATGCTCGTGCACGGCTTCGGTGGGCGGCCCGTCCACTGCGTCGACGTGATCGGCGACGTCGGCCTGAGCGTGCAACGCGCCCCGATCGCGACGCTGTCCGACCACCTGCCGTGGCTCGATGCCGTCGCGGTCGGGCTCGACCTCGACCGGGTCCACATCGTCGGCTCCTCCTACGGCGCGCTGCTGACGCTCGTGTGGGCCGGGCGCACCCCCGAACGGGTCGCCACCGCGACCCTGCTCGATCCCGGTGGGCTGGTCGACATCGACATGAAGCGGTTCATCGCGTGGGGCATGAAGGTCTTTGCCGCAGCGGTTGCACCGATGCCGATCCGTCGCCGCGCGGCCGAACGTCTGCACGCCCGGATGATCCTCGACACCGACCTGTTCCAGCTGGGACGGCTCGCCAACTTCGCGACGGCCCACCACGATGCTCCCGACGCCGCGGCCGCACTCCCGGACGCGGCCCTGCGGGCCGTCACGTCACCGACGCTGGCGCTGCTCGCCGAGCACAGCGCGATCATGCGGCCGGAGGCGGCCGCCGCCCGGGCGCGAGCCCTGCTGCCTGACGTCACCGTCGAGATCGTGCCTGACGCCGGCCACGGCCTCCCGTTCGACGACGCCGCAGTGGTCGCCGCCCGCGTGCGGCGCTTCCTGGACGCGTACGGCGCCGGGAACCGACCGGCCACCGGCTGA